One Pyrus communis chromosome 13, drPyrComm1.1, whole genome shotgun sequence genomic window carries:
- the LOC137713384 gene encoding uncharacterized protein: protein MIVVSLATAIGFSLWFVGNYVDSKSGPGTDPLVLGLDAFSLSNFEVSNWSLSAEWEAKLTFGNQNGGLIVTLNPFESYVYYKESEALSCASVDATLHIPPRKQKTVQIKFDSTGCEGEQPYVEDRVMKHLSEDKKKGYLSFSLKMNIDASYSMKELLGMGTQVALNPNCSGLKVELLGSKGTEGKINGGHKCSIPLPK, encoded by the coding sequence ATGATAGTGGTGAGTCTAGCAACCGCCATCGGATTTTCTCTATGGTTCGTAGGCAACTATGTGGATTCAAAGTCCGGTCCAGGAACGGACCCCCTTGTGCTTGGTTTAGATGCATTTTCTCTATCAAATTTCGAAGTTTCGAATTGGTCACTTTCAGCTGAGTGGGAAGCCAAGCTGACATTTGGGAACCAAAATGGCGGCTTAATTGTTACCCTCAACCCTTTTGAGAGTTATGTGTATTACAAAGAAAGTGAGGCTCTATCATGTGCTTCAGTGGATGCAACGCTGCACATTCCTCCGAGGAAGCAGAAAACTGTGCAGATCAAGTTTGATTCCACGGGTTGTGAGGGCGAACAGCCGTATGTGGAAGATCGAGTGATGAAGCACTTGAGTGAGGATAAAAAGAAAGGTtaccttagttttagtttgaaaATGAATATAGATGCTTCATATAGTATGAAGGAGCTATTGGGAATGGGAACCCAAGTGGCTTTAAATCCGAACTGTTCAGGTTTGAAGGTTGAGCTTTTGGGTTCAAAAGGTACCGAGGGAAAGATAAATGGGGGGCACAAATGCTCCATTCCGTTGCCTAAATGA